The genomic stretch AGTTTTCTCAGATGTTTTACATTTCATGCTTTAATCTTCGCTGGTAGTCTAAATCAAATAAATACACAGTGTTCAGGAATATCTGGATAGCCATCTTAAATAACAGAGTGTTCCGCATGACCACAGCCTCTGCACTTGTGCCTCTGATCCGTATGACACCAAGACCAACTATGCTTTTCATATGATTTCTCCAATTGGGTCCTGTGACCTTTCACAGAATTGTTGAACATTTCCTATGAGATCTGTGGAGGACAAGGTGGAGAACACTGGTTCAGAGCAGTGATTTTCAaggtgggatgggatggggtggagttgagtggagagaTGTATGTAGTTAGAAAGAACACATTCAAAATACCCACTGATTTCATAATACAAACTCCATAAAGTCAAGCAGCAAAATGATTTCAGCTAATGAGCAGTAGCAGATAACCGACTGTGGATTCATCATTGTGGAGAAGGAGTCTGGATAAACATAGTTGAAAAACACTGGTTTAGAGGTAGAGGCATGCTGACACATGGAGAACAGTAAGAAATGCATGCCAAAGAGAACAATTGAGGATCAGTGAGAGAATCCTGGGCCAGAACTTGTCACAGTCTTCTGAAAACCAAAGACCACATCCAGAAGAAAACCAAGATGGCCTGTCAACCTTCTTGGCCCTGTGCTTAAGAGCAAGTTGGTCCACTTTTAAATACTGagccaaaagaggaaaaaagctgTTTGTGCCCCCAAATTCATCCACCAGGAAGTGCTGTCATCATTTGCAATGCCATCCAGCTCTTGAGGAGGGATGTCAGCATGGGGCCTGCTCTgccaggaaagaaagaatgggatCTCCTTGTAAGGCAAAatccttcctttctctcattACCAGAACACTTACACCTGCCATATAAACACACTCTGTTGCAGATGGTCTTGAGATGCAGCTGCCAGTAAAATACTGCCAGCATAGAACACTGAAGGAAAAGGCCAAATGCAAATAAGGAGACTTTCTGAATATGGGGGACTCTAATGCCCACACCAAAATAGAAGCAGTTGGAGAAATAACATTTCCCATCTTCTCTCATTCTTAATCTAAGCCTAAATTGCTAAACATGTCCCAGAATAGGAAACATTTGGTACCACCATTAATTGGGTTTGAGTGCATTTAGTACCAGTGGTAAGGCCAGGAAGTGAACTCAGACAGACATAGGGTGCACCTGCTGTGATGATATCGTAGAATTTTGATTAGAAGATTTATAGCATTGACTATTTCATTTCAGGGAAATCAGTGGTATTTTTTCAGACCTTTTCCCCCTTCTGTTGCTATGTTGAGTAACCATCACAAATAATGTATACTCATTGCCCAAGAGATGAGTTATTAATCAGCAGGCAATAGATACCCCTCCAAGAACATTTTGGTTAAAGAACCATTCATTTCTCCCTCAACTAAAGCAGCATTTACGTCTCTCTGTGTACAGGTCTCTGAATTGGCGTGCTTGGGAGCTAGCTAGTGCTAGCTGTGCTGGAgaactgggggagggaggagctcAGACTCCAAAACCATCACGGTTCCTTTCTAAAATGTTCATCGCCCTGTGGTTTTCCACAGAGCCAAAGATCTCCTTTAGGTTACTGATTTTAGAAAACTTTGTTTTGGCTTTTGGGAAGCCAATTAAATAGAGTTGATTTGACAAGTGAACACAGGTAAAGCCAAAATGACCTCAGTTTCACATTGCATTTTGAATAAATCCAAATTGCTTACCATGGCCTGGGTGCTCTGGCCCCTGCCCACCTTTCTCGCTATTTTTCCTTCTCGCTGCACTTCATTCACTctattcctgctttctttctgttccacGAACATCCCTTACCTGTTGccacctcagagcctttgcacttgctattccctctgcctgaaaagCCCCTTCTGCTTCATCTCTGCATAGCAGTCCCCTTGTCAACCAGGTCTCAGCTCAACCCTTCCTGGGAAAGGCCCTCCCTTACCATGTTAGCTCAAttttctccccaccccctgacataTGCTatcacattattctattctattccaggATTTGCTTGTTTTTGATCTGTCTACCTCTCTAGAATATAAGTTCCAGGTTATCATTTTATGCATTACATTCTCATGTGTCTGgcacatgctcaataaatatttgttaaatgaaggtTGAGTGAAAGGATTTCTCCCATTGACACTATCTCTTTGTAAAGTGTAAAATTTATAAGTGATTGACATCACTGTTCCTCAACTCACCCCAAATCGTTTTTTCCCCAGCCAGAATGCTGTCCTACAGTATAACAAACCATGACAGAAGAATTCCACGGTCTCCCATGTTCCTGGCCCAGCacctcacctgccactcacctgtGGTTACTGCAGAGCTCCAATCTGCTTTAGCCGCGTCAGCAGTTCCCCACTCTGTTGCAAAGAGACTAGATCACTGCATCCGCCTATACAATCTTTACCGATAAAGACTCGAGGCACCTAAAAAAGCACACGACCCAGGACATTACTACATTACTAGATTAGAAAGAACATTTCTATCCTACCAGTGAATATTTCCCATGATTCCAAACTTTTCAAATCACTTTACAACCTCCTCATGTATATGCTTACAGGACAGGACTTCCTTACTGTTATAAGGGGTAACATTATTAACTCAAGAATGTTTTTATGCCAGAAGAGTTTTCAAGTTGAGTGTGCTATGCATGAGCTTGTCTAACTTGTCAAAGGGATTTAACAATTTCACTCTACAGAAACATGTTTTAGAAGGAGAATTCTGATTGGCTGCAGTCAGACCACCTAGCTTGAACTCTGCTTTCTCTGCATCAGGGACCACACCTAAGATTGTAAACTGGGTCACAGCAATCAGGAAGGAAGGAGTTCGTTTCTAAATACAGCTGGAAAAGTATTTGCATTAGGTCTCTGATTTTTCAGGTCCACggtttattaaatataatcatcTCTCTGTGTTGTTAAAACACAggtgagggccaggcatggtggctcatgactgtaatcctactacttttgcgaggctgaggtgggagggtcgcttgagcccaggagttcaagaccagcctaggtaacatagtgagaccccgtctctacaaaaaatacaaaaattagccaggcatggcaatgcatgcctgtagtcccagctactcaggaagctgaagtggaaggattgctttggcctgggaggtcgaggctgcagtaagctgtgatggtgccattgcactcacacctggacgacagagcaaaccaaagaaagcaaaacaaaacaacacaggtGAGCTCTGTCCTCAACCAGGGAGGTGTAGTGGTGTTTGAGTCTCCTTTAATCGCTGGTCATCATAAGATGGTTAAGTCACCCCGGACGTGGGTGCGTCACCCACGCCAAGCCACAGTCATGACACCTGCTGAATAGGCTCCTCTCTAGTTACACGCTTCCTCCCTGCTGCTAGCAGCAGACACATTCCAGAATTCCAGAGGGCTTTTAGAATCGCGAGGGAGGAGGAAATACCCTCAACGTGGCTGAATTTCTAGGCCAAGGGTGTTCCACCAAGGCTGCCTGGCAGTGAAGAAACTAGCCCCATGGAGGTCACGGCGTCATCAGAGCCAGCGGGCCTCTCCCCGAGTACCAGGAACACactggaggggagggagaggtggaggCAGAAAGCAGTGAGACTACTTTTCAAAGCTTTGGGCTTTCCTCAGAAAGCATAATAATTGGAGCAAATTGTCCAAAAAGTGAGAAAGATGAGAAAAGGGGCTTAATTATTGTGGATAAGTTCTTACAGCACTTTTATTAAAAAGGGGGTCTGGGTGAAAGTaggcattaaaaataaagtctaaaaattaaaaacaaatcttgcACATTTCCATGGCTATTTCCTGTGCTCTCACAGGATAACTGAGGCTTTGAAAACCCACAGCCCTGGAGCTGCcccccagcctcctgagaagaCCCTGAAATGTGACCAGGCTGCTCCCAGCGTGGAGTTTTGTGCTCAGTGTCTGGCAAAGAAGCGAAAGGCTCCTTTACCGTCACACCCATCCTCTAGTCTGGACAACTGCAAAACTGCCTTAGATCGTATCAGTGAATGGTACCCCTAACCGGAGCTGAATGGCAGGCTGTACAGGATGGCACGGGGGGCTGTGGCAGTGAAACCAAAGCAAGAAGTACTGTTGATAAAGCTGAGCAAAGAAGAGTAAATACCCGGTGCTGCTTCCCCTCCTGTCCCTTCCTGTCCAAGCCTCCTCTTTAGAGGAACTTGAGAGTCCACTACtgtcaagcagaggaaagaactgCAACCCCAAAACGAGTTTGGTAATCCTGTGGTTCTTATTCTCCTGGAGTAGGTTTCCCCAGCCTCAGTCAGGCAGCATCTCCCGCACGCTAGCTAGGGTTACACAAATGCAACTACTCAAAAGCGATTTCTCAACACTCCTCGGGTACCTCCCTGGTATAAGCCACCTTCATTTGTCACCTGAATAACTGCTATAGCCTCCCAGTGTCTCCCAGCTTCAACCTTCACCCTTGCCCTACTGTCTCTTCTCCCCACAGCTGTCAGAGTGGCCCTTTCAAAATGGGGTCAGATCAAGTGACTCGTCTGCTCCGCATCCACCAAGGGCATCTCATCTCACACCGAGTACCAGTCACAATTCTTCCAAGCGCCCATTAGCTCTCAGACCTCACCTCCACTAACTCTCCTACAGGCTCACAGTACTGCAACCATACTGGCTTCCTTAGTATTCCACAAACCTGCCAGGCAAACGTCTACCCCAGGACCTTTGCATTCACTCTACCTGTAAATTGTGTACACCCATCTCCCTCAGCTCCTATAGATATCTGCTCGAATGTTCCCTTCTCAGTGAGACCCAATGGCTCCATTTAAAACTGGACCCTGCTGCTTCCTCCCTACCTTTTCTACTTTTCCTCATAGCATGTGCCACTTACCACCTCCCAACATACTGTTTTATTACTGTATTTGTTTGTCTCCCCCACTAGAATATAGGTTCAACAAAGGCAGAAGGTTTTTTTTCATGGCAGAAAAGGCAGAAATTTTTCCCCACTGTCTATAAAAGTgtttggtacatagtaggtgcttaaaaatatttgttgcatcCAGTAAAATCATCATTCaaatgtgaaggagaaatactttctAAGATAAACAAAACTTGAGGGAATGTGTTACCAATGGAATCACCTTGCAAGAAATGCccaaagaagttcttcagagagaagggaaatgatataggtcagaaactcagatctatGTAAAGAAAAGTGCCttagaggagaaataaatgaagacactaATTTAGGAGCTGTGActatagcaaaacaaaaacaggttttACGAAGTACATGGCTTGATTGAAGGCACTAACTTTCCACAATCATGTCCTGCTGATTACTTACTAGATACAGCTACTTTATAGAATAATTAAGACTGCAggttcaggctgggcgcagcggctcatgcctgtaatcccagaactttgggaggctgaggccggtggatcacgaggtcaggagatcgagaccatcctggctaacacggtgaaaacccgtctctactaaacatacaaaaaattagccaggcatggtggtgggcacctgtagtcccagctacttgggaggctgagacaggagaatggcgtgaacccggggggcggagcttgcagtgagctgagattgcaccactgcactccagcctgggtgacagagggagactctgtctcaaaaaaaaaaaccctcaggaGCTTTCAGACCCTTTGAATACAAACACTTCCCTGTTGGGGATCAAACATGCAGCTTTAAAAGACTTGTTCTTCCCCTAGGAGGAATGCACTCAGAATTCAAGAATCtgtgaaaaacatttttctaaaaatgaaaaacaggctTGTTGAGGtggatcacatctgtaatcccagcactttgggaggctgaggtgggtggatagcttgaggccaggagttcaagatcagcctgggtaacataacaagacccccatctgtacaaaaaacttaaaaaattagctgggtacaatggctcatgcctgtagtcccagccacgggaggctgaggtcggagggtcacttgagcccaggagttcaaggctgcagtcagctatcattgcaccactgcactccagcctgggtgacagagcaagactctgtctcttaaaacaaacaaacaaacaaacaaacaaaaaccttaaaagATCACTACAAGAAATATTGTTGttctacaaagaaatgaaaaagcaattgttgaccaggtgtggtggctcatgcctgaactttgggaggctgaggtgggtggatcacctgaggtcaggagttcgagaccaggttggccagcatggtgaaaccccatctctaataaaaatacaaaaattagctaggtgtggtggcgggtgcctgtaatcccagctacttgattgcttgaatctgggcagtggaggttgcagtaagccaaactcacaccactgcactccagcctgggcgacaagagtgaaattccatctcaaaaaaaaaaaaaaaaaaagcaattgttaAATGAACACATGAAGAGGTTTGCTTTACCTACTGGAGAATAGATGCTGTTGGGCTGAGAACAATAATCCCAAATTATGTTGCACATTGGAATCCCCAAGGGATTTTTCCAAATAGTaatgctggccaggtgtggtggctcacccatgcaatcccagcactttgggaggctgaggtaggtggatcgcctgaggtcaggagtttgagaccagcctggccaacatggtgaaaccccgtctctactaaaaatacaaaaattagctgggcatggtggtgggcgcctataatcccagctacttgggaggttgaggagaacccaggaggcagaggttgcagtgagccaagattgcaccattgcactccagcctgggtgacaagagtgaaactgtctcaaaacaaacaaacaaaaaaactaatgcTTGGCTCCCACCTCTGACATTGTGATTTAGTTATTGAGGGGCATAATTTGGGCATAAGGATTGTTTTAAAAGCTCTCTAGGTGATACTAATGTGCAGCAAAGTTTGGGAACCAATGGCTAAAAGGTCCTCAGGGTGGCAGCCACAGTGGGACCCGTAGTAGTGTTTGCACTGCCCTTTACACCTCTCAGGACCTGGGCATCCTATGCAGCTGGTGGTCCCACTAGGCAGCAAGAGCCTCTCTCGTCATTGTGTATACTCCAGGACCTCAGCACACAGCAGTAGGGTAACACACTAAGCCCCGCTCTGCACCAAAATGCTGACTTCTTAttagagagaaggggagaaacaACCTCCAATGCTTTATACTCAGAACCCAGAGAGAACCTTGTAAGTCAAACTAAAACTGAAACAGGGTATGTGCTTGGCCCAACACTGTGCTGTAGAATGTACATCTTAAAAGGGAACTTAGCTGAGCTGGTGTGACATTTCTCATCCCACCTCACAGCAGAACTGATACAGGTGATGTGGTTGGCGTCCCTCCTGAAGCCCAGGATGCAAAGCCAAGGATGGTGAAGAGAGGAAGTCTTTCAGATGGAGGAGAGCAATTTTTAGAGGGTCCCACAGTCTATTCGTAGCAAATGGGACTTTGAGGTCACCTAATCTGGTCTTGCAGCTGGGATCTTTGAGGACTACTGGGGTGGtgacttgcccaggatcacacagccagCCATTATAAGAGCCAGGCCAGAACTCCAGGCTATGATTCCCTACAATGTGGGGCCTGGAAACATCCATAATTAATTTAGAACAAGAGACAGATAATGGTAGAGTTTTCCAGTGGGAGGAATTAGATAAGGAAGAATGagtaaattagaaaaagaaagcctAGAGAAAAGACTGAAGGACATGAATCTCATGTTAAATAACAAACACATCACACCCGGCCCTCCACCCCAGCTTCCACCTCCAGCCCTGCCAGCTGAAAACTGTCATTTCCTGGCAGTGCTTAAAACAAAGACTCTAGATAATTCCCCAGGGACTCACCGGCAAGCTGCTGGTCCCACTTACCCTGCTGCACAGCAGACATCAGCTGCACTCCCTCTTCTGCTCTGTGAAGACCTTTGGCTGCAGTGCCGCCGCTCATTCAAGTGACCGAGATCCTCTCTAAGGCGCCCTCCCCCACACCCCCCGCCCCGCACAGCCCTCTGGACGCCTTGAAGGACGGAGCCACAGCCTTATCCTAAAGAAAGGCACAGCTCTGACAAGAAAAGGCAATCCGGGAGCCTTTCCCTAGCAGTTTAAAATGAAACTCACCGTTCTTGCTCCCGTGAGCTGTTGCAAATAATCTTGAATCTCGTTAGTGTGGTTGGTGGCTGTGATATCGACAAATTCCAGAAGCCCTTGTTTGATGGGCAATTGACTGAGGATCTCTTGGGCCCTCCTGCAGTACGGGCAGGTGGGCTTGATGAACACAACCACCTTCCCAGGCTGGATTTTGCAGTTCACAAACTCTTGAGCCATGCCGATGGGCTGCGATCTCCCCGGGAAGAATCCTCAGTTGCAGGTATTGCTTGGGATACTGAGCCCTGACCCAGCCTGTTGGCTCCTATTTAATAAGGAACCTccctggaggcggagtttgcCTGGTAGCTTGCTCGAGTTTTAAAGGGACAGCTTCGAAGACATTTCCATCTGGTATACTTCACTAGTTAGCAATGCCTAGGAATGCAATACTTGCTATTTAATCATTGGTAGCTATGAAAGACACTCTGGGTATCTTTGTTGTCCTTGGACATTTGGGGAGTGCCTGCCCATTGGCAATGATCAGAGTTTAGTCACCTCTGGGGAAGCATAAAGTGCTTACTCACAAAGGGGCTGCGGAGGCAGTGACTTCTCAGAGCAAATTCTTGTTTTCCCTTTAGGAGCTACAGTTGTATGTTAAAATGCAAACAGAATCACTTAAGAAACAGGACACTTTGAAATCTCTTTAGAGGAAGTGAAATTGAAACTGAATTTGCAGTCCTCATGAAGGTTGCTCTCAGAGCGTTTTGCTTGGACTGTGTGGTGGGTGTTTGTTGTGATCTTTTTGATGGAATTCATTCTCAGTATTTAAAAATCTGGTGGTCTCACAAAACAATTCGGACTTACAACTTCTCTCTGAAAAGTCAGGTCAGGCAATACAGAGCTTGCACCTTTTAGTGGAAGCTGCTGGGGCTGACAGCTGTTGCCCCCTTTGCATAGGGCAAGTAGTGGCTTTGGTTTGCCACAGGTCCCAACGACAGGCCCATGCCTGAGACACCTGCTTCACTCCATAACCCTTTGAGTTGGTAACCCTTGAACGGCAGTTTAATATGGAGGCAAATTCCAACACAATCCCTGATACAAAACTACAGATGAAatgagaatctttttttctggttgAGCCTCTGTTTGTGACCCTCTGCTTTTAACTGTTTGTGAGGGGAAGTAGTGTTGTAACTCAGACACCACATTCACTTCAAGTGTTATAAGACACGGGTTCTAACAGTAGGAAATCTTTCGCTATTCCCCAGGGTGCCCATTCTCCTTATCCCGCGAAGCAAAGTCTTCTACTACTGGGTCTAGTTCCGGCCCCCCTGGTGTATGGTAgcttaaataaacaaatcaagGAAAAACTATGTCCTTTAAACGTGAATCATCCTTTCCCCAGGAAGTTTTACGGTGAAACCAGAGTATCTTCAAAGAGGCggggccaaggccagagctggaCACCACCACTGCCACATAAGAGGAATCTCAAGCATACTGCGatcaagggaagggaagaaaatccACTCCCAGAAGCAGCTTTTTACTGTGACTCTCATCgttactaaaattaaaatggcaaaatgagAAAGTCAGATTCTGAGTCCCAGAGGGGGGGCTAAGTGACAGCTCTGTCCAGAGAAAAGGATGTGGCGGGGCTGGGAGGCCCCTTACAGGGTCAGGGCTCTGGACTTCCCACTTCCCTCCAAAGTAGGCTCTGCCACAGAGTCTGAGcctcctctctttttttattcttttacctcAGAACCCTGTGGCCAGGCTTCTTCCAGAGGCCCCTGCCAGGAGGTCCAGGGACTCTTTCAGGGCCCTCAGGCTGTTGCCTTAGGTTCCCTCAGCCTGAGGTTTATCCACACGACTTGCAGCTGCTACTCACTCAGAGCCTTTCTCTTCTCCGGTCTGTTGGTGGCTCCTCCCTTCCTGCTGCATCTTCCTCAGCCTGCCACTGTGTTCAAGTTaaaagccaccaccaccaccaccaccaccaccaccaccaccaccaccaccaccactctcccatttcctgctttcctgcctctgccctttCATGAAATTTACCGTCTGTACCTTTCTCACCTCCATTCTCTCATCTTATTGCGATCTGACCTTGTCAACCATTCTGCTGAATTGTCGGCCGACACCAATCATGGTCTCTATGTCGCCAAATAACCATTTAGCTAAGTATCCTGACCTTTTGCAAATTAGTCATCTGCCCCAAGAGGCTGGGATCCAGGGAGACTATTGTCTGCCTCTCACTCAGTCCCAGGGACTGCCTGGTGTCTGAAGCCTTAGGATAGATGGCCATAAGGCACAAGCTAAAGGCATTTTTTTTGTGAGGCACCATGTGGAAAATGGGAGACAAAGAGATGGCAAAGAGGGG from Nomascus leucogenys isolate Asia chromosome 2, Asia_NLE_v1, whole genome shotgun sequence encodes the following:
- the GLRX gene encoding glutaredoxin-1, whose translation is MAQEFVNCKIQPGKVVVFIKPTCPYCRRAQEILSQLPIKQGLLEFVDITATNHTNEIQDYLQQLTGARTVPRVFIGKDCIGGCSDLVSLQQSGELLTRLKQIGALQ